TTGCCGCTGACGACCTCGAACTCGACGAGACCGTCGGAAATCATACCTGTTGTCCCGCCGAGGAAGCGGACGCTCCTGGGCAGCAGTCTCAGATCGGCGCTGCGCGCTTCCTCCGCCTTGACCAGAATCTCCCGCGCGTCCATCGCCGCCTCCGTCGTCGACTCTCCAAATGCGGCGTAGATGCGGTTCCGTCCAATTGTCCTTTGCGATTCCATGATGCATTTTCTGCATCATGGAGCTGCAATGGATCGACGATTTCCTCGCGCTTTGCGAAACGCGCAACTTCACCCGGGCCGCGCAGGCCCGCTGCACGACGCAATCGGCCTATAGCCGGCGCATGCAGCGGCTGGAGGACTGGCTCGGCGCGCCGCTCTTCGACCGCGAGCGGCGCCCGGTGGCGCTGACGCCAGCGGGCGAGGAGTTTCTCGCGCGCGCGCATCGGCTGCGCGACGACATATTCGACGCCCGCCGCGCGGTGCTCGCCGTGTCGAGCCATCTCGAGAGATCGCTGCGCATCTATACGACCAACACGCTCGCGGCGACGGTCCTGTCGCCCTGGCTGATCGAGCGCGGGCTGCGCAATTATTCCTTGATCGTCGCCTCGGTGTCCGGCTGCCTCGAGGCGGTTCGGCGCGGGCATGCCGATCTGGCGCTCACGCCACATTTCGGCGACGCCGAGGCGCTGGCGGGACTCGCGACGCGCCCGATCGGAGAAGATCGCCTGATTCTGGCGCAGAGCCGCGCGACGAAGAGCGCTGTGACCCTGTCGGACGGCCAGCTCGCCGGCGCGCTGATGCTCTACACGCCCGGCACCCAATATGGCGCGCGGATCGCCGGCATGCTCGACGCCAATCGCATTTACATGAGGGATCGGCCGGTCTGTGAGAGCGCCTCGGCCGAAGCGCTTCTGGCGCAAGTGAAGGCCGGGCTCGGAGCGGCATGGATTCCGGCGATCCTGCTCGGCGACGAGACGACGTCGCGCTGCCGGGTCCCGGATTTTTTCGACGTCCCTTACACGATCCTCTTGGTCGAGCCCCTGGCGGGGAGGGACGAGGCTGGGGCGGCGGTCGAAACCGTTGATCGAAGCTCCGACCGCCGTCGCCCGTTGTGATGCGCGGCGGCTTCGAGGCCGCGCGAGCTTCAGAACGCACCGCCAGGCCTATTCGACGGCCCCGGGCTGAATATCGACGCGGACCAGATGCAGCGGGGCGGCGATCCAATGCAGATTATTCGACGTTGCGGCGATTCTCGGTGAAAACTCGGGTTCTGCGAGTCGAGAGCGTGACCGTTTGTGATGGTCCTTGCGGCCGATCAGCTAGCTGAAGGTCGATTGCGCCGATGAGGCAAGGCGCTCGATGTGGAGCGAGGAAGAAGAAAAGCGGGGCGCGCGACGAAGGCGTCATCAAAAATGGCTCTCGGGTTCCTCGCCGCCGTCCCCTTCCTTCGCTTCGTGCCGCAGCATCAGCGGAATTTGCGATAAGGCGAACAACAGCGTCAGCGGCAAAATGCCGAACACCTTGAAATTCACCCAGACGTCGGTGTCGACGCCGCGCCGAACCACCTCGTTGAGGCCGGCGAGAAAGAAAAAGAAGAAGCTCCAGCGCAAGGTGAGCTTGCGCCAGCCGGCGTCGTCGAGATGAAAGGCCGAGTCGAACACGGCGGGCAGCAGCAGCTTGTCGAACCAGAGCGCGCCGATCAGCGCGGAGCCGAACAGCGTGTAGAGGATGGTGACCTTCAGCTTGATGAAATTCTCGTCCTGCAGGAAGAATGTCAGCGAGCCGAAGATCAGCACGAAGATAGCCGTCACCACGGGCATTGCCGGCAGATGGCGGGTAATCGAATAAGAGACGACGAGCGAGAGGGTGACGGCCGCCATCAGCGCGGCGGTCGCGTAGAAAATGCCGAATTTCTGATTGGCGAGGAAGAACAGGACGAGCGGCCCCATTTCCAGCGCCAGCTTCAGTCCGGGCGAGAGGCGCTTCTTCGGCCGCGGAAGGGCGGCGCTCGTTTCATCGATCATGGCGTCGTGTCCGTTTTCTCTTCGTCGCCCTCGAGCCCGGCGATGGCGCGAGCGAAATCGCGCGCGGTGAAGGGCTCGAGATCCTCGGCTCCCTCGCCGACGCCGATGAAGTGGATCGGCAGGCCGTAGGCCTCGGCGATGGCGACGAGAATGCCGCCGCGCGCGGTGCCGTCGAGCTTGGTCATCACGAGGCCGGTGACGCCGGCGATCTTGCCGAAGACGTCGACCTGGGCGACGGCGTTCTGGCCGACGGTCGCGTCGAGCACCAGCAGCACCGCATGCGGCGCCTCGGGCTCGGCCTTTTTCATCACGCGGACGATCTTGGCGAGCTCGGCCATCAGCTCGGTGCGGTTCTGCAGCCGCCCGGCCGTGTCCATCAGCAGAATGTCGGAGCCGCGCTCGCGCGCCGATTTGATCGCATCGAAGGCGAGGCCGGCGGCGTCCGCGCCCTCGGGCGCATAGCAGACCGACACATTGAGCCGCTCGCCCCAGAAGCGCAGCTGCTCCACCGCGGCGGCGCGGAACGTGTCGCCGGCGGCGAGCATGACCTTGCGCCCTTCCGCCGTCCATTTGGCGGCGAGCTTGGCGATGGTCGTGGTCTTGCCGGAGCCGTTGACGCCGACCACCAGAACAATGAACGGCTTCTTGCTCTCGTCGAGCTCGAAGGGACGCGCCACCGGAGCGAGCACGCGCTCGACCTCCTCGGCGAGGATCGCGCGCACCTCGTCCGGCCCGATGGTCTTCTCATAGCGTGCCTTGCCGACGGTGGCGGAGATGCGCTGGGCGGCGGCGAGGCCGAGGTCGGCGCGCACCAGCACGTCCTCGAGCTCCTCGAGCGTCAGCGCATCCAGCTTGCGCTTGGTGAAGAGATCGGAAATGCCCTGCACGATCGCCTGCGACGAGCGCGAAAGCCCGCCGGTCAGCCGCTCCCACCAGGAGCGCTTGCGGCCGGGCTCGGCGGGGGCCTCCGGCGTCGCGGCCCCGCCACGCCCGAACAGGCGCGCGAACAAGCCCTTTTTTTCGTCGGCTTCGCTCATGGTCTCCCTCGATCGCAGCGACTGCCTACACCAGCCTGCGACGAAGGGCCAGCGGCGCGTCGCTGGCGCGAGCGCTTGAATCGGCCGGCGCCCGGTTCGATATAGGCCGTGGGGGCGTATCGGAATCGAACGCCGGTGACCGCAACCGAGATCGATGCCGGCGCGAGGCCGTCCGAACGGTTTTTCCTGGACGGCGGCGCAACGGCCGCGCTGATCGCCGCGACAGATTGGTCCGCCTCGCCGCTCGGAGAGCCGCGCCGCTGGCCCGAGCGTCTGCGCGTGATGCTCGAAGTGTGCCTCAACAGCGCTTTTCCGATCGCCATTTTCTGGGGCGAGGATCTTCGTCTCTTCTATAACGACGCTTATCACGTCTTCCTCGCCGACAAGCATCCGCGCGCGCTGGGACGGCCCGCCTGCGACGTGTGGCCGGAAATCTGGGACGTGATCGGCCCTATGCTGCAGGGCGTGCTCGCCAATGGGCGGCCGACGCGATCGGAGGATCTGCAGCTCAATCTGATGCGCAACGGACGTCGTGACGAGGCCTATTTCAGCTTCTCCTACGGACCGATCCCCGAGGACGACGGCTCGATCGGCGGCGTGTTCTGTCCCGTGGTCGAGACCACGGAGCGAGTGATCGGCGAGCGACGGCTGCGCACCTTGCGCGACCTCGCCGCCTTGAGCCGGGCCGAGGACGAGACACAGGCTTGCCGCCTGGCCGCGAGTGTGCTCGCCGCCAATGACGCCGACATTCCTTTTTCGGCGATCTACCGGCTGGACGAGGCGCAGGGCGAGGCGACGCTCATGGCCTTCACCGGCACGCCGCCCGGCGCGCGCGCCTTTCCGGCCCGGCTGCGGCTCGGCGATCCCGATCCGGACCGCGGCGACATATGGGGCCTCGGCGATGTCGTCGGCCTGCGCCCCGGCCGCGTCGCCATGCGCACGGTCGACGAGCGTTTCGGCGTGCTGCCGCGCGGCGCCTGCGCTTCGGCGCCCGACGAGGCGGTCCTCTTCCCGGTCGTGCTGCTCGGACAGGAGCGCGCCGCCGCGGCCTTGATCGCGGGCGTCAGCGCCTGCAAGCGGCTCGACGCCGCCTATGCCTATTTTCTCGACCGCGTCGCCGCCAAGATCGGCTCCGCAATGGCCGACGCCCGCGCCTATGCCGACGAGCGCGCCCGCGCCGAGGCGATCCGCTCGCGTGAGGAGGCGTTGCGGCGCACCGAGGCGGAACTGCGCGAGGCGCAGCGGCTCGGCCGCATCGGCAGCTGGCGTTGGAGCGGACGGCGCCGCGACAGCGGCCGCGCCTCTCCCTATCTCGCGCAGATCTTCGGGCTCGATCCGGCAAAGCCGCCGCCGAGCTTCGCCGAGATGAAGGGCCTCGTCTATGCGCCCGGCGACTGGGAGCGGCTGGAGACGGCGGCGCGCGAGACGCTCCGCTCCGGCGAAGGCTTCGAGCTCGATCTGCCGGCGCGCCGGGTCGACGGCGTCGGCATCTTCGTCACCATTCGCGGTGAGGCGGTGCGCGAGGAGAGGGGCGAGATCGTCGGCCTGCGCAGCACGATTCAGGACATCACCGAACGCAAGAAGGCGGAGGAGCGCGTCGAGCTGTTGATGCGCGAGGTGACGCATCGCGCCAAGAATCTGCTCACCGTGGTGCGCGCCGTCGCCCGCCAGACCGCGCGCAAGGATTCGCCGACCGCCTTCGCTCAGCGCTTCGACCAGCGCATCGCCGCGCTCGGCGCGAGCCATGATCTTCTGGTGCAGAACGAATGGCGCGGCGTCGATCTCGAAGCGCTGACGCGCTCGCAGCTGGCTCATTTCCGCGATCTGTTCGGCTCGCGCATCGAGATCGAAGGTTCGCGGACCATCGTCAAGCCATCGGCCGGCCAGACGATCGGCATGGCGCTGCACGAGCTCGCGACCAACGCCGGCAAATATGGCGCGCTCTCGAACGACAAGGGCAAGGTGCGCAT
The sequence above is a segment of the Methylosinus trichosporium OB3b genome. Coding sequences within it:
- the ftsY gene encoding signal recognition particle-docking protein FtsY, producing the protein MSEADEKKGLFARLFGRGGAATPEAPAEPGRKRSWWERLTGGLSRSSQAIVQGISDLFTKRKLDALTLEELEDVLVRADLGLAAAQRISATVGKARYEKTIGPDEVRAILAEEVERVLAPVARPFELDESKKPFIVLVVGVNGSGKTTTIAKLAAKWTAEGRKVMLAAGDTFRAAAVEQLRFWGERLNVSVCYAPEGADAAGLAFDAIKSARERGSDILLMDTAGRLQNRTELMAELAKIVRVMKKAEPEAPHAVLLVLDATVGQNAVAQVDVFGKIAGVTGLVMTKLDGTARGGILVAIAEAYGLPIHFIGVGEGAEDLEPFTARDFARAIAGLEGDEEKTDTTP
- a CDS encoding septation protein A → MIDETSAALPRPKKRLSPGLKLALEMGPLVLFFLANQKFGIFYATAALMAAVTLSLVVSYSITRHLPAMPVVTAIFVLIFGSLTFFLQDENFIKLKVTILYTLFGSALIGALWFDKLLLPAVFDSAFHLDDAGWRKLTLRWSFFFFFLAGLNEVVRRGVDTDVWVNFKVFGILPLTLLFALSQIPLMLRHEAKEGDGGEEPESHF
- a CDS encoding LysR family transcriptional regulator, whose translation is MELQWIDDFLALCETRNFTRAAQARCTTQSAYSRRMQRLEDWLGAPLFDRERRPVALTPAGEEFLARAHRLRDDIFDARRAVLAVSSHLERSLRIYTTNTLAATVLSPWLIERGLRNYSLIVASVSGCLEAVRRGHADLALTPHFGDAEALAGLATRPIGEDRLILAQSRATKSAVTLSDGQLAGALMLYTPGTQYGARIAGMLDANRIYMRDRPVCESASAEALLAQVKAGLGAAWIPAILLGDETTSRCRVPDFFDVPYTILLVEPLAGRDEAGAAVETVDRSSDRRRPL
- a CDS encoding sensor histidine kinase, coding for MTATEIDAGARPSERFFLDGGATAALIAATDWSASPLGEPRRWPERLRVMLEVCLNSAFPIAIFWGEDLRLFYNDAYHVFLADKHPRALGRPACDVWPEIWDVIGPMLQGVLANGRPTRSEDLQLNLMRNGRRDEAYFSFSYGPIPEDDGSIGGVFCPVVETTERVIGERRLRTLRDLAALSRAEDETQACRLAASVLAANDADIPFSAIYRLDEAQGEATLMAFTGTPPGARAFPARLRLGDPDPDRGDIWGLGDVVGLRPGRVAMRTVDERFGVLPRGACASAPDEAVLFPVVLLGQERAAAALIAGVSACKRLDAAYAYFLDRVAAKIGSAMADARAYADERARAEAIRSREEALRRTEAELREAQRLGRIGSWRWSGRRRDSGRASPYLAQIFGLDPAKPPPSFAEMKGLVYAPGDWERLETAARETLRSGEGFELDLPARRVDGVGIFVTIRGEAVREERGEIVGLRSTIQDITERKKAEERVELLMREVTHRAKNLLTVVRAVARQTARKDSPTAFAQRFDQRIAALGASHDLLVQNEWRGVDLEALTRSQLAHFRDLFGSRIEIEGSRTIVKPSAGQTIGMALHELATNAGKYGALSNDKGKVRIAFGVRPDENGAPRFEMDWRESGGPTVVPPRRHGFGHMVILQMVKHSLGGQVTLDYAPAGIAWTVSASPENVIEPPQEADREFEKRA